In Deinococcus maricopensis DSM 21211, the sequence TGAACCCCTGGTACTTCGTTTTGTTGCTGGGCGTGAACGTCAGCGGGCCGAACGGCGTGCTCATGTTCGTTTTGGCGAGGGCGGCGGCGACCTTGTCCTTGTCGGTGCTGCCGGCGTCGTTGATGGCGCGCGCGAGGCTGATGAGGTTCACGTACGCGAGCGGCGCGAAGTACTCTTCGGTGACGTTCCCGAATTTCTTCTTGTACGCGGCGACGAATTTGCGGCTTTCCGCCTGCGGGCTGTTCGGCAGCCACAGGCTCAGGCCGGCGATGTTGTCCGCGAGGGCGTTCTTCTCGAAGCCGACCGGCCAGGAGGGCGGCGTGCCGTACACCATGCCGAGCTTCAGGCCCTGCTGCTTGATTTCCGTGGCGAGCGGGAGGGCGTCCGTGTCGTACCCGACCCAGTACAGGATGTCGGGGTTCGCGGCTTTGGCTTTGCTGACAAGCGGGCCGAAGTTGCCGCTGCCGGTCTTGAACTTCTCAGTCATGACGACCTTGAAGCCGGCTTTCTTGAACGCCGCGACGGTGTCGTTGATGCCGGCCGAACCGAACGGGCCGTCCTCGTACGCGATGGCGATGTCCTTGGCGCCTTTCGTGCGCTTGAGGTACTTGAAGTAGTCGAGGATCGCCTCGAAGTTGTAGTACGACCACGGGTGGTAGTGGAAGAAGTACGGGTGCCCCGCGAACGCGTCCTCGACGGGCACGGCGGCCGCGCCGATCCACGCCATGAAGGTGTTGTACTGCCGGGCGGGGCCGCTCACGGCGATGCTGGTGGCGCTGCTCACGCCGCCCGCCATGAAGTCCACCTTGTCGACCGTCACGAGCTTCACGAATTCCGGGACGGCCTTGGCGGGGTTGCTGCCGTCGTCCGCGAATTCCAGTTCGAGGGGTTTGCCGAGCACGCCGCCCGCGCGGTTGATCTCGTCGAGCGCCAGTTTGTACCCGTTCTGTGCCGCCTGGCCTGAAACGCTGCCGCTTCCCGTGAGGGGGAGGAGCACGCCGACCTTCACCGCGCCCGCGCCGGACAGCGCGAGCATCAAGCCCGTCATCAGCAGTTTGTTCATGTCGTGGTGAGTGTAGTGCTGGCCCGTCACGCTGCCATTACAGTGGCGGGCCGGGCGCGCCTGTGACCGGACCGTTACGGCCCGTGCGTACCGTGAACGCGTGACCGCCACCACCACCCACACCTTCACGTTCGAGACGACGCACGCCCTCGGTGGTCCCGCGCCCCTGCCGGTGCGCCTGCAGGTCGAGACGTACGGCACCCTGAATGCCGCGCGCGACAACGCCGTGCTGGTCTGCCACTACTACACCGGCACCATGCACGCCGCGGGGGGCGGCCACACGCCCGGCTGGTGGGACGCGCTGATCGGCGACGACCTCGCCGTGGACACCCGCCGGTACTTCGTGGTGTGCATGAACACGCCGTCGAACGTGCAGGCGCTCGACCCGCGCGTCGTGACGACCGGCCCGGACTCGCCCGACGTGCACGGCCGGCGGTACGGCGAGCGCTTCCCCGCGTGGGACCTGGGGGACCTGTTCGAGCTGCAGTGCGCGCTGATGCGGCACCTGCGCGTGCCCGCGTGGCACGCGGTGCTCGGGCCGAGCTTCGGGGGCATTCAGGCGCTGCAGTGGGCGGCGCGCGCGCCGCAGCTCGCGCCGCGCGTGGGCGCGCTGGTCGCCAGTCCGTACGCCGGGCCGGTCCTGCAGCAGGCGTTCCTGCCGACGCTCTGGGAGGTCGCGCGAGCGGGCGGGGTGGAGGGCGCGCTGCGGCTCATCAGCTTCTACGGGCTGGGCGCGGAGGGCGTGCGGCAGTGGTTCGAGCAGGAGGACTTCGCGGCGTACGTGCGGGCCCGTGGGGGCGCGGCGAGCCTCGCGCACATCCTGGATATCGGGCGGGTGGTGGGCACGCACGACCTGCGGTGCATCGCGCCGCCCGAGGCGCTGTTCGAGCGGTGGCGGGCGCACGGGACGCGGCTGCTGAGCGTGAACGTCCTCAGCGACCTGTTCTTTCCCGCGTCGGAGATGCGGGCGTTCGCGCGTGCGGCGGCGGCGGCGGGCGTGGCGCACACGCACGTGGAAGTGGACAGCGACCTCGGGCACCTCGCGTGCCTGCACGAACCGGAGAAGTTCGCGCCACACCTCCGGGCGCTGCTGAGTCAATAGACGGGCCACGGCCGGGGGCCCGCCGACGCTGGCCGGCCCCGCCGGCCACGGCAAAACTGCAAAGGAGACTGAATGTGACCAAGGTGTATGAGAGTGGGCGGGCGGCGCTGTCGGACGTGGTGCACGACGGGCAGCTCATCGCGGTGGGCGGCTTCGGGCTGTGCGGCATTCCCGAAGCGCTCATCACCGCGCTGCGCGACACCGGCGCGCGCGACCTCACCGTCGCCAGCAACAACGCCGGCGTCACCGACTTCGGCCTGGGCGTGCTGCTGCACACCCGCCAGATCCGCAAGATGATCAGCAGCTACGTCGGCGAGAACGCCGAATTCGAACGCCAGTACCTCGCCGGCGAACTCGACGTGGAATTCACCCCGCAGGGCACCCTCGCCGAGCGCCTGCGGGCCGGCGGTGCCGGCATTCCCGCCTTCTACACCAAAACCGGCGTGGGCACCCCGGTCGCCGACGGCAAACCCACCGCGGAGTTCGACGGTGAAACGTACCTGCTGGAGCGCGCCATTCGCGCGGACGTCGCCCTGGTCAAGGCCTGGCGGGGCGACCGCGCCGGGAACCTGATTTACCGCAAGACCGCCCGCAACTTCAACCCGATGGTCGCCACCTGCGGGCGCGTCACCATCGCCGAAGTCGAGGAGCTCGTCGAGGTTGGCGAACTCGACCCGGACCAGATTCACACGCCGGGCATCTTCGTGCAGCGCGTCGTCCACCACCCCACCCCCGAGAAACGCATTGAGCAGCGGACGGTGCGTCACTGATGCCCTGGACCCGTGAGCAGATGGCGGCGCGCGCCGCGCAGGAGTTGCAGGACGGCATGTACGTCAACCTCGGCATCGGGCTGCCCACCCTGGTCGCCAACCACCTGCCGCCCGGCGTGAACGTCACGCTGCAGAGCGAGAACGGCCTGCTGGGCATCGGGCCCTTCCCCACCGACGCCGAGGTCGACGCGGACCTGATCAACGCCGGGAAGCAGACCGTGACCGCCACGCCCGGCGCCAGCTTCTTCAGCAGTGCCGACAGCTTCGCCATGATTCGCGGCGGGCACGTGGACGTCG encodes:
- a CDS encoding alpha/beta fold hydrolase; this translates as MTATTTHTFTFETTHALGGPAPLPVRLQVETYGTLNAARDNAVLVCHYYTGTMHAAGGGHTPGWWDALIGDDLAVDTRRYFVVCMNTPSNVQALDPRVVTTGPDSPDVHGRRYGERFPAWDLGDLFELQCALMRHLRVPAWHAVLGPSFGGIQALQWAARAPQLAPRVGALVASPYAGPVLQQAFLPTLWEVARAGGVEGALRLISFYGLGAEGVRQWFEQEDFAAYVRARGGAASLAHILDIGRVVGTHDLRCIAPPEALFERWRAHGTRLLSVNVLSDLFFPASEMRAFARAAAAAGVAHTHVEVDSDLGHLACLHEPEKFAPHLRALLSQ
- a CDS encoding amino acid ABC transporter substrate-binding protein encodes the protein MNKLLMTGLMLALSGAGAVKVGVLLPLTGSGSVSGQAAQNGYKLALDEINRAGGVLGKPLELEFADDGSNPAKAVPEFVKLVTVDKVDFMAGGVSSATSIAVSGPARQYNTFMAWIGAAAVPVEDAFAGHPYFFHYHPWSYYNFEAILDYFKYLKRTKGAKDIAIAYEDGPFGSAGINDTVAAFKKAGFKVVMTEKFKTGSGNFGPLVSKAKAANPDILYWVGYDTDALPLATEIKQQGLKLGMVYGTPPSWPVGFEKNALADNIAGLSLWLPNSPQAESRKFVAAYKKKFGNVTEEYFAPLAYVNLISLARAINDAGSTDKDKVAAALAKTNMSTPFGPLTFTPSNKTKYQGFKSGNWLHFQFLSDTRSPVYPIKFAQKPIKYGR
- a CDS encoding CoA transferase subunit A, with the translated sequence MTKVYESGRAALSDVVHDGQLIAVGGFGLCGIPEALITALRDTGARDLTVASNNAGVTDFGLGVLLHTRQIRKMISSYVGENAEFERQYLAGELDVEFTPQGTLAERLRAGGAGIPAFYTKTGVGTPVADGKPTAEFDGETYLLERAIRADVALVKAWRGDRAGNLIYRKTARNFNPMVATCGRVTIAEVEELVEVGELDPDQIHTPGIFVQRVVHHPTPEKRIEQRTVRH